One genomic segment of Manis javanica isolate MJ-LG chromosome 7, MJ_LKY, whole genome shotgun sequence includes these proteins:
- the NODAL gene encoding nodal homolog — protein sequence MILQLPPGRNSGGGAAARAQLIRRRRRTSKLRQPTMHAHRLLLFLVHAGWVLLQVGAAAATVHTRGQPSSPSPLAYMLSLYRDPLPRADIIRSLQAQDVEVNGQNWTFAFDFSFLSQAEDLVWAELRLQLSSTVDHPPELPLSIEIFHQLKMDAEQDPANCLEHLQMDLFTVSPSQVTFSLGSMVLEVTKPLSKWLEHPGELEEQMSSLAGDCRQRPPTPPVTNVLLVLYSNLSPEQRQLSSSTLLWEAESSWRAQEGQLSQERARRLRRHHLPDRSQLCRKVKFQVDFNLIGWGSWIIYPKQYNAYRCEGECPNPVGEEFHPTNHAYIQSLLKRYQPHRVPSTCCAPVKTKPLSMLYVDNGRVLLEHHKDMIVEECGCL from the exons aTGATCTTACAGCTTCCCCCAGGAAGGAACAGTGGGGGCGGAGCGGCTGCGAGGGCCCAGCTTATAAGGAGAAGGAGGCGCACTTCCAAGCTCCGCCAGCCCACCATGCACGCCCACCGCCTGCTGTTGTTCCTCGTGCACGCCGGGTGGGTCCTGCTCCAGGTTGGCGCCGCGGCGGCGACCGTACATACGCGGGGGCAGCCCTCGTCGCCGTCACCTCTAGCGTATATGCTGAGCCTCTACCGCGACCCACTCCCCCGGGCGGACATCATCCGCAGCCTGCAGGCGCAAG ATGTGGAGGTGAATGGACAGAACTGGACCTTCGCTTTTGATTTCTCCTTCCTGAGTCAAGCAGAGGACCTGGTATGGGCTGAGCTGCGGCTGCAGCTGTCCAGCACTGTGGACCATCCCCCTGAGCTCCCACTGTCCATTGAGATTTTCCACCAGCTGAAAATGGATGCAGAGCAGGACCCAGCCAACTGCCTGGAGCATCTTCAGATGGACCTGTTCACTGTCTCTCCATCCCAGGTTACCTTTTCCTTGGGAAGCATGGTCCTGGAAGTGACCAAGCCACTCTCCAAGTGGCTAGAGCACCCTGGGGAGCTGGAAGAGCAGATGTCCAGTCTGGCTGGAGACTGCCGGCAACGGCCTCCCACACCCCCTGTCACCAATGTGCTCCTTGTGCTCTACTCCAATCTGTCCCCAGAGCAGAGGCAGCTGAGCAGCTCCACCTTGCTGTGGGAAGCTGAGAGCTCCTGGCGGGCCCAAGAGGGACAGCTCTCTCAGGAGAGGGCCAGGAGGCTCCGTCGTCATCACCTGCCAGACAGAAGCCAACTGTGTCGGAAGGTCAAGTTCCAGGTGGACTTTAACCTGATTGGATGGGGCTCCTGGATCATCTATCCCAAACAGTACAATGCCTATCGTTGTGAGGGCGAATGTCCAAACCCTGTCGGGGAGGAGTTCCATCCAACCAACCATGCATACATCCAG agtcTGCTGAAACGATACCAACCCCACCGAGTGCCTTCCACTTGCTGTGCCCCAGTGAAGACCAAGCCATTGAGCATGCTCTATGTGGACAATGGTAGAGTCCTTCTAGAGCATCATAAAGACATGATTGTGGAAGAATGTGGATGCCTTTGA